One window of Tachysurus vachellii isolate PV-2020 chromosome 21, HZAU_Pvac_v1, whole genome shotgun sequence genomic DNA carries:
- the rhbdf1a gene encoding inactive rhomboid protein 1 — translation MAEPRRDSTSSLQRKKPPWLKLTIPTAQMSLDEPPTFVQPMKRQGFLRSVSMPVETSHFASPTHDLFDHRRPPLQHQTSITQTIKRGTADWFGVSKDGDATQKWQRKSLRHCSLRYGKLKPQVIREMELPSQDNISLTSTETPPPLYVPTSQHGIPKIVDPLARGRAFRMVEEVDGYSVPHTPITPGATSLCSFTSSRSGLNRIPRRRKRESVAKMSFRAAAALVKGRSFRESTLRRVHRRSFTPASFIEEDVVDFPDELDTSFFARDGLMQEEMSTFHDEVFESPSDSTTKDVDSKQLDESELTGSALDKNELERSHLMLPLERGWRKAKEGTPAPPKVRLKQEVVSVSGQRRGQRIAVPVKKLFAREKRPYGLGMVGKLTNRTYRKRIDSYVKRQIEDMDDHRPFFTYWITFVHLLITILAVCIYGIAPVGFSQHETVDSVLRNKGVYENVKYVQQENFWIGPSSEALIHLGAKFSPCMRQDQEVHDQIQKKRETERNSACCVRNDRSGCLQTSEEECSSTLAEWVKWPNHPSAPLLDGKPRNYGSVCHQDPRICLEPASVAPHEWPDDITKWPVCTRYNTGNHTNLPHIDCTITGRPCCIGTKGRCEITSREYCDFMKGSFHEEATLCSQVHCMDDVCGLLPFLNPEKPDQFYRLWLSLFLHAGILHCLVSVIFQMTILRDIEKLAGWLRISIIYILSGITGNLASAIFLPYRAEVGPAGSQFGILACLFVELFQSWQILAQPWRAFAKLLCVVLFLFAFGLLPWIDNFAHICGFVSGFFLSFAFLPYISFGRMDMYRKRCQILVSLTLFLGIFSGFVVLFYVHPIKCEWCELLTCIPLTDKFCEKYDLNAHLH, via the exons ATGGCTGAGCCCAGGCGAGACAGCACCAGCAGTCTACAGAGGAAGAAGCCTCCATGGCTCAAACTGACCATTCCTACTGCTCAGATGTCTCTGGACGAGCCGCCTACCTTTGTCCAG CCTATGAAGAGGCAGGGCTTTCTCCGCAGTGTCAGCATGCCCGTCGAAACGTCCCACTTCGCATCGCCGACACATGACCTCTTTGATCATCGGCGACCTCCACTGCAGCACCAGACCTCCATCACACAGACCATTAAGAG GGGCACAGCAGACTGGTTCGGGGTTAGCAAGGATGGCGACGCCACACAGAAATGGCAGAGAAAGAGCCTGCGCCACTGCAGTCTGCGCTATGGCAAGCTGAAGCCTCAGGTGATCCGGGAGATGGAGCTTCCCAGCCAGGACAACATCTCTTTAACCAGTACAGAGACCCCACCACCTCTCTATGTACCTACATCACAGCATGGCATACCAAAG ATCGTGGACCCGTTGGCACGCGGTCGGGCCTTCCGCATGGTGGAGGAAGTAGACGGATACAGCGTGCCTCATACTCCCATCACACCCGGTGCCACCTCTCTCTGCTCCTTCACCAGTTCCCGATCCGGCCTCAACCGGATACCTCGCCGACGCAAGCGGGAGTCTGTGGCCAAGATGAGCTTCAGGGCAGCGGCTGCCCTCGTCAAG ggaCGCTCCTTTAGAGAAAGCACCCTGCGACGGGTCCACAGACGCAGCTTCACCCCGGCCAGCTTCATCGAGGAGGACGTGGTCGACTTTCCTGATGAGCTGGACACCTCCTTCTTTGCCAGA gACGGACTGATGCAGGAGGAGATGTCAACCTTTCATGACGAAGTGTTTGAGTCTCCTTCCGACTCTACCACCAAGGACGTGGACAGCAAGCAGTTGGACGAATCAGAGCTGACCGGCAGTGCGCTAGACAAGAACGAGCTCGAGAGGAGTCACTTGATGCT ACCTCTAGAGAGAGGCTGGAGAAAGGCTAAGGAGGGAACCCCTGCTCCGCCCAAAGTCcggctgaaacaggaagtggtcaGCGTCAGCGGCCAGAGACGAGGGCAACGGATCGCTGTGCCTGTAAAGAAGCTCTTCGCACGAGAGAAACGGCCGTATGGGCTTGGCATGGTGGGCAAGTTGACCAATCGGACGTACCGCAAGCGCATAGACAGCTACGTTAAAAGGCAGATAGAGGATATGGATGATCACAG GCCTTTCTTTACCTACTGGATCACGTTCGTACACCTACTCATTACTATTCTGGCTGTATGTATTTATGGCATCGCACCCGTGGGCTTCTCTCAGCATGAGACAGTTGATTCT GTTTTAAGAAACAAAGGTGTCTATGAGAATGTCAAGTACGTGCAGCAAGAGAACTTTTGGATCGGGCCGAGTTCG GAGGCTCTGATCCATCTAGGAGCCAAATTCTCACCCTGTATGCGACAGGACCAGGAGGTGCACGATCAGATCCAGAAAAAACGCGAGACTGAGCGTAACTCAGCGTGCTGTGTGCGCAACGACCGCTCGGGCTGCCTGCAGACGTCTGAGGAGGAGTGCTCG aGCACACTGGCAGAATGGGTGAAGTGGCCCAATCATCCCAGCGCTCCACTACTGGATGGCAAACCTCGCAACTATGGCTCTGTTTGCCATCAGGACCCAAG GATTTGTCTGGAGCCAGCATCTGTAGCGCCTCACGAGTGGCCTGATGACATCACCAAGTGGCCG GTCTGCACCAGGTACAACACTGGCAATCACACGAACCTGCCTCACATCGACTGTACGATCACCGGGAGGCCGTGCTGCATTGGAACTAAAGGAAG GTGTGAGATCACATCACGGGAATACTGTGACTTCATGAAAGGTTCTTTCCACGAAGAGGCAACACTGTGTTCACAA GTTCACTGTATGGATGATGTTTGTGGCCTGCTCCCTTTCCTCAACCCAGAGAAACCTGACCAGTTCTACCGCTTGtggctttctctctttttacatGCTGG GATTTTACACTGCCTGGTTTCAGTGATATTTCAGATGACAATCCTGAGAGATATTGAGAAGTTGGCTGGTTGGCTGCGTATCTCTATCATCTACATCCTGAGTGGCATCACGGGGAACCTGGCCAGTGCCATCTTCCTGCCCTACAGAGCAGAG GTGGGTCCAGCCGGCTCGCAGTTTGGCATTCTGGCGTGCCTTTTTGTGGAGCTCTTTCAGAGCTGGCAGATCCTCGCACAGCCATGGCGAGCGTTTGCCAAACTGCTGTGTGTTGTTCTGTTCCTCTTCGCCTTCGGCCTGCTGCCCTGGATCGACAACTTCGCCCACATCTGCGGCTTTGTGTCCGGTTTCTTTCTGTCGTTTGCTTTCCTGCCCTACATCAGTTTTGGCCGCATGGACATGTACCGTAAACGCTGCCAGATCCtcgtctcactcacactcttccTGGGCATCTTCTCTGGGTTCGTGGTGCTCTTTTATGTCCATCCCATCAAGTGTGAGTGGTGCGAGCTGCTCACCTGCATTCCCTTGACAGACAAGTTTTGTGAGAAGTATGACCTGAACGCTCATCTCCACTGA
- the aanat2 gene encoding arylalkylamine N-acetyltransferase 2 yields the protein MENMEEKECMIVSQQVSSSPFLKAFYLKMPLSVPSPVRQRRHTLPASEFRNLTPQDAISVFEIEREAFISVSGECPLTLDEVLNFLSQCPELSMGWFEEGQLVGFIIGSGWDKEKLAQEALTRHVPNTSTVHIHVLSVHRHCRQQGKGSILLWRYLQYLRCIPGLRRTLLVCEKFLMPFYEKAGFKEKGPSAITVGALRFREMEYTLAGLAYARRNSNC from the exons ATGGAAAACATGGAAGAGAAGGAGTGTATGATAGTGAGCCAGCAGGTGAGCTCTTCACCTTTCCTCAAGGCTTTTTACCTAAAGATGCCCCTGAGCGTGCCGAGTCCTGTACGCCAGAGACGACACACGCTTCCAGCCAGCGAGTTCCGCAACCTCACACCACAGGACGCCATCAGTGTGTTCGAGATTGAAAGAGAAG ctTTCATCTCTGTGTCAGGAGAGTGTCCGCTCACGTTGGACGAGGTGCTTAACTTCTTAAGTCAATGTCCTGAGCTGTCCATGGGCTGGTTTGAGGAAGGACAGCTTGTGGGCTTCATTATTGGGTCTGGCTGGGATAAGGAAAAGCTAGCACAG GAAGCTCTGACACGTCACGTTCCAAACACGTCTACCGTCCACATCCACGTGCTGTCTGTACACCGTCACTGTCGCCAGCAGGGTAAAGGCTCCATTCTGCTGTGGCGTTACCTGCAGTACCTCCGCTGTATTCCGGGTCTACGCAGAACCCTGCTCGTTTGTGAGAAGTTCCTCATGCCTTTCTACGAGAAGGCTGGCTTTAAGGAGAAAGGGCCTTCAGCGATCACAGTAGGAGCTCTGAGGTTCAGAGAGATGGAGTATACACTCGCAGGGCTGGCCTACGCACGGCGAAATAGCAACTGCTGA